Proteins encoded together in one Schumannella luteola window:
- a CDS encoding TolB family protein, with protein MSPRRLAPGQVARIHVHDIASGADAVVHESREVLFEAPNWSAEADGGVLLLNGDGVLWSLAPEPGAEPRRIAHETLPPINNDHVLDPRGGAIFLSADDGHIHRAPIAGGRAERVTSEPGMHHFLHGVSPDGERLAFVRMRDFSEPGRLAIVSRNGGATTIVDTGPGHIDGPEWSPDGAWMFFNTERWAKRPGHAQLARIPDPLAFGEPGASLDLTVGPNEVQHLLRTETVDWFPHLAPDGRHAVYLEFPPGTTGHPADLEVALVVVDTADWATPLERIPLPGGQGTINVPSWAPDARRFAYVSYPFAG; from the coding sequence GTGAGCCCACGTCGTCTCGCGCCGGGTCAGGTCGCGCGCATCCACGTCCACGACATCGCGAGCGGGGCGGATGCGGTGGTGCACGAGAGCCGCGAGGTGCTGTTCGAGGCGCCGAACTGGAGCGCCGAAGCGGACGGCGGCGTCCTGCTGCTCAACGGCGACGGCGTGCTCTGGTCGCTGGCGCCCGAGCCCGGCGCCGAGCCGCGGCGGATCGCGCACGAGACCCTGCCGCCGATCAACAACGACCACGTGCTCGACCCGCGCGGCGGCGCGATCTTCCTCTCGGCCGACGACGGGCACATCCACCGCGCGCCGATCGCGGGCGGGCGCGCCGAGCGCGTGACGAGCGAGCCGGGCATGCACCACTTCCTGCACGGCGTCAGCCCCGACGGCGAGCGGCTGGCGTTCGTGCGGATGCGCGACTTCAGCGAACCGGGACGCCTCGCGATCGTCAGTCGGAACGGCGGCGCCACGACGATCGTCGACACCGGCCCCGGTCACATCGACGGCCCGGAGTGGTCGCCCGACGGTGCGTGGATGTTCTTCAACACCGAGCGCTGGGCGAAGCGACCGGGGCATGCGCAGCTCGCGCGCATCCCCGACCCGCTCGCGTTCGGCGAACCCGGTGCAAGTCTTGACCTCACGGTTGGCCCGAATGAGGTCCAGCATCTCCTTAGGACGGAGACGGTCGACTGGTTCCCGCACCTCGCCCCCGACGGCCGGCACGCCGTCTACCTCGAGTTCCCGCCCGGCACGACCGGGCATCCCGCCGACCTCGAGGTCGCGCTGGTCGTCGTCGACACCGCCGACTGGGCGACGCCGCTCGAGCGCATCCCGCTGCCGGGAGGTCAGGGCACGATCAACGTGCCCAGCTGGGCGCCCGACGCGCGTCGCTTCGCCTACGTCAGCTACCCCTTCGCGGGCTGA
- a CDS encoding aminotransferase: MSTPLFDYFAHVELATPTISAEEAERLLRSEFGLDARVESLGSQQDQNFLVWASDAADVGDAAHPLGVLKLSNPVFSDAEIELQTLAAERVASATPELRIPRLVRGPAGDCAGWWETSQGRLNARVIEFVAGSTLTGSDYLNPRTAARMGELAARVQLALAGLEHPASARVLQWDLRHATRVIETLAPAEPDETVRAEVLAATRDAAVALAPLADRLPRQLGHFDVTDDNILRPDAPGALPDAIIDFGDVLDSWSIGELATTVSSLLHHDGATPLSALPAIRAFHELSPLSDDEADALWPLVVLRGAVLVLSGRAQVRLDDDNAYASGALDREHRILSQALSVPLPVMARTIRHALGLPLAPAPGWPAAELFSLVPPGEAVVVLDAGTTGALNDRGAFTHDGALLRGIAAAVRDGRADAASAAGSSCGMSGGATGGASAIGARARASAVGAVLVPAGRPRLAGAPLRTPNAPATAPTGALLWLSRNLVLRDLPEHIVARAVPGAIELTTGGVTLSLASAALGAPAAAAPAGAGDAADPVGSPVITDSGDAAPVAADDLVVPGGEVTATLCWADASASIPALVEPGYLVGWGALVGDPTTAFALAEPVRARLDELAATSASARDATTLDRREHVLAEVQEHYYARPPQIERGWRELLVDTDARVYLDMVNNVTSVGHAHPRITAAASRQFELLNTNSRFNYDAIVDYGERVAATLPDELDTVFFVNSGSEATDLAIRLAMAATGRRDVIAMREAYHGWTYASDAVSTSIADNPNALATRPDWVHTVDAANSFRGTHRASDAVRYAPEAVERIRQIAASGHAPAGFIAETYFGNAGGVALPDGYLREVYAAVRAEGGLAIADEVQVGFGRLGEWFWGFEQQDVVPDIVAVAKSVGNGHPIGIVVTSKAVADRYRTGGYFFSSTGGSPVSSVIGMTVLDIIQSEGLQENARVVGAHLASRLRALASTHEIVGPVHGSDLYLGLEFVRSRETLEPATEETAAICDRLLELGVIMQPTGDFQNVLKIKPPLCLTPESADYFVDMLDRVLTTGW; encoded by the coding sequence ATGAGCACGCCCCTCTTCGACTACTTCGCGCACGTCGAGCTCGCGACGCCGACGATCTCGGCGGAGGAGGCGGAGCGGCTGCTGCGCAGCGAGTTCGGTCTGGATGCGCGGGTCGAGTCGCTCGGCAGCCAGCAAGACCAGAACTTCCTGGTCTGGGCGAGTGACGCCGCCGATGTCGGAGACGCAGCCCATCCGCTCGGCGTGCTCAAGCTCAGCAACCCGGTGTTCAGCGACGCCGAGATCGAGCTGCAGACCCTCGCCGCCGAGCGGGTCGCGTCGGCGACCCCCGAGCTGCGCATCCCCCGGCTCGTGCGCGGACCGGCGGGCGACTGCGCCGGCTGGTGGGAGACGAGCCAGGGCCGACTCAACGCCCGCGTGATCGAGTTCGTCGCCGGGTCGACGCTGACCGGATCCGACTACCTGAACCCGCGCACCGCCGCCCGCATGGGCGAGCTCGCCGCGCGCGTGCAGCTCGCGCTCGCCGGCCTCGAGCACCCCGCCTCCGCGCGCGTGCTGCAGTGGGATCTGCGCCACGCGACCCGGGTGATCGAGACCCTCGCTCCCGCCGAACCCGACGAGACCGTGCGCGCCGAGGTGCTCGCCGCGACCCGCGACGCCGCCGTCGCGCTCGCGCCGCTCGCCGACCGGCTGCCCCGCCAGCTCGGCCACTTCGACGTGACCGACGACAACATCCTTCGGCCGGATGCGCCCGGCGCCCTGCCCGACGCGATCATCGACTTCGGCGACGTGCTCGACTCGTGGTCGATCGGCGAGCTCGCCACGACCGTGTCATCGCTGCTGCACCACGACGGGGCCACGCCGCTGTCGGCGCTGCCGGCGATCCGGGCGTTCCATGAGCTGAGCCCCCTGAGCGACGACGAGGCGGATGCGCTCTGGCCGCTCGTCGTGCTGCGCGGCGCCGTGCTCGTGCTGAGCGGACGCGCGCAGGTGCGCCTCGACGACGACAACGCCTACGCGAGCGGGGCGCTCGATCGCGAGCACCGCATCCTGTCGCAGGCGCTGTCGGTGCCGCTGCCGGTCATGGCGCGCACGATCCGACACGCGCTCGGGCTGCCGCTCGCGCCGGCGCCCGGCTGGCCCGCGGCCGAGCTGTTCTCGCTCGTGCCGCCTGGCGAGGCCGTCGTCGTGCTGGATGCCGGCACCACCGGCGCCCTCAACGACCGCGGCGCATTCACGCACGACGGCGCGCTGCTGCGCGGGATCGCGGCGGCGGTGCGCGACGGACGAGCGGATGCGGCGAGCGCCGCCGGGTCGTCGTGCGGCATGAGCGGCGGTGCGACGGGCGGCGCGAGTGCGATCGGTGCACGCGCCCGCGCCAGCGCCGTCGGCGCCGTGCTCGTCCCGGCCGGTCGGCCGCGTCTGGCCGGCGCTCCCCTGCGCACACCGAACGCCCCCGCGACCGCGCCGACCGGAGCGCTGCTCTGGCTGAGTCGCAACCTCGTGCTGCGCGACCTGCCCGAGCACATCGTCGCCCGTGCCGTGCCCGGCGCGATCGAGCTGACGACCGGCGGCGTGACCCTGTCGCTCGCGAGCGCGGCGCTCGGCGCGCCCGCTGCCGCCGCCCCGGCCGGCGCCGGCGACGCCGCCGACCCCGTCGGATCCCCCGTCATCACCGACTCCGGCGACGCGGCGCCGGTCGCCGCCGACGACCTCGTCGTGCCGGGCGGCGAGGTCACCGCGACGCTGTGCTGGGCGGATGCGTCCGCATCCATCCCGGCGCTCGTCGAGCCCGGCTACCTGGTCGGCTGGGGCGCCCTCGTCGGCGACCCGACGACCGCCTTCGCGCTCGCCGAGCCGGTGCGCGCGCGACTCGACGAGCTCGCCGCCACGTCGGCATCCGCCCGCGACGCCACGACCCTCGACCGCCGCGAGCACGTGCTGGCCGAGGTGCAGGAGCACTACTACGCGCGTCCGCCGCAGATCGAGCGCGGCTGGCGCGAGCTGCTCGTCGACACCGACGCCCGCGTCTACCTCGACATGGTCAACAACGTGACCTCGGTCGGGCACGCGCATCCGCGCATCACCGCGGCCGCGAGCCGGCAGTTCGAGCTGCTCAACACGAACTCTCGCTTCAACTACGACGCGATCGTCGACTACGGCGAGCGGGTCGCGGCGACGCTGCCCGACGAGCTCGACACGGTGTTCTTCGTCAACTCGGGTTCGGAGGCGACCGACCTCGCGATCCGCCTCGCGATGGCCGCGACCGGACGCCGCGATGTGATCGCGATGCGCGAGGCCTACCACGGCTGGACCTACGCGAGCGATGCCGTCTCGACCTCGATCGCCGACAACCCGAACGCGCTCGCGACGCGTCCCGACTGGGTTCACACGGTGGATGCGGCGAACAGCTTCCGCGGAACGCATCGCGCCTCCGACGCCGTCCGGTACGCACCGGAGGCGGTCGAGCGCATCCGCCAGATCGCCGCATCCGGTCACGCCCCGGCCGGATTCATCGCCGAGACCTACTTCGGCAACGCCGGCGGCGTCGCCCTGCCCGACGGCTACCTGCGCGAGGTCTACGCGGCCGTCCGCGCCGAGGGCGGACTCGCGATCGCCGACGAGGTGCAGGTCGGATTCGGCCGCCTCGGCGAGTGGTTCTGGGGCTTCGAGCAGCAGGATGTGGTGCCCGACATCGTCGCGGTCGCCAAGTCGGTCGGCAACGGGCATCCCATCGGCATCGTCGTCACGTCGAAGGCCGTCGCCGACCGGTACCGCACCGGCGGCTACTTCTTCTCGTCGACGGGCGGGTCGCCGGTGTCGTCGGTGATCGGGATGACGGTGCTCGACATCATCCAGAGCGAGGGACTGCAGGAGAACGCGCGGGTCGTCGGCGCGCACCTCGCATCACGGCTGCGGGCGCTCGCCTCGACGCACGAGATCGTCGGCCCCGTGCACGGCTCGGACCTCTACCTCGGCCTCGAGTTCGTGCGCTCGCGCGAGACCCTCGAGCCGGCGACCGAGGAGACGGCCGCGATCTGCGACCGCCTGCTCGAGCTGGGCGTGATCATGCAGCCGACCGGCGACTTCCAGAACGTGCTGAAGATCAAGCCCCCGCTCTGCCTCACGCCCGAATCAGCCGACTACTTCGTCGACATGCTCGACCGGGTGCTGACGACGGGGTGGTGA
- a CDS encoding aldo/keto reductase — protein MKTLDLPNLAQPASTVVLGLMRISELDDEQIRTLVRTALDSGINMLDHADIYGSSRHQCEQRFGDSGAVSAADRDKVIIQSKVGIRPGMFDFSREHILTTVDESLAALNTDYLDSLLLHRPDTLVEPDEVAAAFDTLKQSGKVKSFGVSNHTPLQIDLLKRSLNVSLDYNQVQLSITHAPIIASGIAANMVKLDQSIDRDNGMLDHARLNDITLQAWSPFQKGFFDGVFIGDRENYADLNDALDEIAAAHGVTSTGIAVAWITRHPANIQTVLGTTNPRRVIDSAAGGGVDLSREEWYRLFTAAGHTLP, from the coding sequence ATGAAGACCCTCGACCTGCCCAACCTGGCCCAGCCGGCATCCACCGTCGTGCTCGGCCTCATGCGCATCAGCGAGCTCGACGACGAGCAGATCCGCACGCTGGTGCGCACCGCCCTCGACAGCGGCATCAACATGCTCGACCACGCCGACATCTACGGCAGCTCGCGCCACCAGTGCGAGCAGCGCTTCGGCGACTCGGGTGCGGTGAGCGCCGCCGACCGCGACAAGGTGATCATCCAGAGCAAGGTGGGCATCCGGCCCGGGATGTTCGACTTCTCGCGCGAGCACATCCTCACCACCGTCGACGAGTCGCTCGCCGCACTGAACACCGACTACCTCGACTCGCTGCTGCTGCACCGCCCCGACACGCTCGTCGAGCCCGACGAGGTCGCCGCCGCCTTCGACACCCTCAAGCAGAGCGGCAAGGTGAAGAGCTTCGGCGTCTCGAACCACACCCCGCTGCAGATCGACCTGTTGAAGCGCTCACTGAACGTCTCGCTCGACTACAACCAGGTGCAGCTGAGCATCACGCACGCGCCGATCATCGCGTCGGGCATCGCCGCGAACATGGTGAAGCTCGACCAGTCGATCGACCGCGACAACGGGATGCTCGATCACGCTCGCCTCAACGACATCACGCTGCAGGCGTGGTCGCCCTTCCAGAAGGGCTTCTTCGACGGCGTCTTCATCGGCGACCGCGAGAACTACGCCGACCTCAACGACGCGCTCGACGAGATCGCGGCCGCGCACGGCGTCACGTCGACCGGCATCGCCGTCGCCTGGATCACCCGCCACCCGGCGAACATCCAGACGGTGCTCGGCACCACCAACCCGCGCCGCGTCATCGACTCGGCCGCGGGCGGCGGCGTCGACCTCAGCCGCGAGGAGTGGTACCGCCTCTTCACCGCGGCGGGGCACACGCTGCCCTGA
- a CDS encoding DUF5655 domain-containing protein, giving the protein MVDGTWSELTRGLDDDDLAKLSAFREFCRSLDGVEERIHSADVTYARRRSFTSAYIKSHYLELGIELLREVDDPKPRTAFATTKKITMHRYSLRELEQFDDRIRALIHEACETVGGGTR; this is encoded by the coding sequence ATGGTCGACGGAACCTGGAGTGAGCTGACGCGCGGGCTCGACGACGACGATCTCGCGAAGCTCAGCGCGTTCCGCGAGTTCTGTCGTTCGCTCGACGGAGTCGAGGAGCGCATCCACTCGGCGGATGTGACCTACGCCCGCCGGCGCTCCTTCACCTCCGCGTACATCAAGAGCCACTACCTCGAGCTCGGGATCGAACTGCTGCGCGAGGTCGACGACCCGAAGCCGCGCACCGCCTTCGCCACGACGAAGAAGATCACGATGCACCGCTACTCGCTGCGCGAGCTCGAGCAGTTCGACGACCGCATCCGCGCGCTGATCCACGAGGCCTGCGAGACGGTCGGCGGCGGCACGCGCTGA